One Ancylobacter novellus DSM 506 genomic window, ACATGATAGTGCCCTTCCGGCTCGGCGATGCCGAAGCGGACCGGAACCTCGCCGAGGAAGGGTTTGTGCGGCAGCGCCGCGCCGCTCTCGGCGAAATAGGCGCCGATGTGGAAGACGAGCTCATAAGTGCCGATGCGCAGCGGCACGTCGGCGAGCAGAGGCGCGTCGGTGCGGCCGTCCTGATTGGTGATCGCCTCCGTCAGCCGCGCCCGGCCGGAGGCGCCGACCTCGAACAGTTCGACGCGCACGCCCGCCGCCGGCCCGCCCTTGTGGGTGTCGAGCACATGGGTGGTGAGCCGCCCGGCGATGTCCGGCAGGCCCGGCCCGTCGATGCGCTCGGCCAGGCGCAGCCGGGTGATGTGGTCGATCTCGTCGATGGCGTTGGCGAGTTCGGTGGCGCGGTCATTGGTCAGCCGCCGCTCGAAGGCGTCGAGGACGGCGTCGCGGGTCTGCCGGCGCACGCAGATCACGAAGGGAAAGCCGAAGCGTTCGCGATAGGCGGTGTTGAGCGCCTCGTAGCGCGTGTATTCCTCCTCGGAAAGCTGGTCGAGGCCGAGCCCCGCCTGCTCGGAGACCGAGGCCGGGGCGATGGCGCCGGCCCGCGCCGCCCTGCCGGCGAGGTCGGGATGGATGGAGACGAACGCCGCCTGCTCGGCCTCGCCGCGCGCGCGCACCACCCCCATCAGCGCCGTATGCAGCGCCGCGACGGTGGCGAAGGGCCGCTCGCGATAGGCCGCGTCCGCCACCCAGGGCGAATGCTCGAAGATGTCGTGCAGCGCGATGACGAAGCCCGCCTTGTCGAGGGCGTTGAGGTCGTCGAGGCTGATGCGGTCGGACACGGCGATCTCACTTCTCATGCGGCGTCGGCGGGAAGGAACGGGTCGCCCGGACGGGCGCGGTCGTAGACGCAGGCGCCGGCGACCCAGGTGGCGCGCACCGCCCGGTCGTCGCCCAGCGTCATCAGCATGAACAGCAGTTCCTCGACCGAGTCGCAATAGCCGGCGCGGAATTCCATCAGCGGCGTCGCCTTCGGGTCGAG contains:
- the uraD gene encoding 2-oxo-4-hydroxy-4-carboxy-5-ureidoimidazoline decarboxylase, with product MRSEIAVSDRISLDDLNALDKAGFVIALHDIFEHSPWVADAAYRERPFATVAALHTALMGVVRARGEAEQAAFVSIHPDLAGRAARAGAIAPASVSEQAGLGLDQLSEEEYTRYEALNTAYRERFGFPFVICVRRQTRDAVLDAFERRLTNDRATELANAIDEIDHITRLRLAERIDGPGLPDIAGRLTTHVLDTHKGGPAAGVRVELFEVGASGRARLTEAITNQDGRTDAPLLADVPLRIGTYELVFHIGAYFAESGAALPHKPFLGEVPVRFGIAEPEGHYHVPLVVTPWSYSTYRGS